In one window of Streptomyces roseofulvus DNA:
- a CDS encoding DUF3488 and transglutaminase-like domain-containing protein, translating to MSGRTRLTLAAWAASLMAAGALLPLVKPATWIFTAALLLALQSGTGMLCRRVPLARPLTVAAQLLVGVVALTVVFAREQALLGFLPGPLAVQRVAELFRLGAQDVSTYAIPAPDTEGIRLMLVSGVLAIGLLVDVLAVTFRRAAPAGLPLLALYSVAAGLSGGGAGRLWFVLAATGYLLLLLAEGRDRLSAWGRVFGGSQRSGRPGSLVGSGSSFAPVRTGRRIGAVAMGTALVVPLVLPGFSGGLLGDGGGGPGQGTGGGGTIAAVNPLVSLQDNLRQPEDFEVLRYRTNALDNSGLYLRLVALDQFDGTSWKSSVRPIEAVPKSLPWPDGLAQSVRTSEVTSNFVASEGYDQKWLPMPFPAARVDVEGRWRFEPAGRMLVGDDKQSTKGVRYQVTSLDVQPTGEQLAQAGPAPDRLREEYTKVPGSLPDDVKSTALEVTEGARNDYERAVRLQDWFAEDGGFRYDVDATSGTGAEAISRFLRDKKGFCIHFSFSMAAMARTLGIPARVAVGFMPGTNQSDGSVSVGIRDAHAWPELYFEGAGWTRFEPTPSRGFTPSYAREAAPTAGPTGPAQPSQSASAQPSAAPSASESCPPEMRRLRECGQDPAAAADASSGGGTDVLKAAGWSLAALLVLALPLVPLLWRTRVRARRLAPAAGPLAVWREIGDTAWDYGVEPDEAQTPRRTAERIVRAGELRGEAAEAVHRVAGAVEEALYAPSPRAVAGLGRDAERVRAGFHAAASRGVRLRALLAPRSAVRLRWAASAHWTTLKSRTPTLKPLR from the coding sequence ATGAGCGGGCGCACCCGCCTGACACTGGCCGCCTGGGCGGCCTCCCTGATGGCCGCCGGGGCACTGCTGCCGCTGGTCAAGCCGGCCACCTGGATCTTCACCGCCGCCCTCCTGCTGGCGCTGCAGAGCGGCACCGGAATGCTGTGCCGGCGGGTGCCGCTGGCCCGGCCGCTGACGGTCGCCGCCCAGCTGCTGGTCGGGGTGGTCGCGCTGACCGTGGTCTTCGCCCGGGAGCAGGCGCTCCTCGGCTTCCTGCCGGGGCCGCTCGCGGTCCAGCGGGTGGCCGAGCTGTTCCGCCTCGGCGCCCAGGACGTCTCCACGTACGCGATCCCCGCACCGGACACCGAGGGCATCCGGCTGATGCTGGTCTCCGGCGTGCTGGCGATCGGGCTGCTCGTGGACGTCCTGGCGGTCACCTTCCGCCGCGCCGCCCCGGCCGGTCTGCCGCTGCTCGCGCTGTACTCGGTGGCGGCCGGGCTGTCCGGCGGCGGCGCCGGCCGGCTCTGGTTCGTGCTCGCCGCCACCGGCTACCTGCTGCTGCTCCTCGCCGAGGGCCGCGACCGGCTCTCCGCCTGGGGCCGGGTCTTCGGCGGCTCCCAGCGCTCCGGCCGGCCCGGCTCGCTGGTGGGCAGCGGCTCGTCCTTCGCGCCGGTGCGCACCGGCCGGCGGATCGGCGCGGTCGCCATGGGCACCGCCCTGGTGGTGCCGCTCGTCCTGCCGGGCTTCTCCGGCGGGCTGCTGGGCGACGGTGGCGGGGGCCCCGGCCAGGGCACCGGGGGCGGCGGCACCATCGCGGCCGTGAACCCGCTGGTGTCCCTCCAGGACAACCTGCGGCAGCCGGAGGACTTCGAGGTCCTCCGCTACCGGACCAACGCCCTGGACAACAGCGGCCTGTACCTGCGGCTGGTCGCCCTCGACCAGTTCGACGGCACCTCGTGGAAGTCCTCGGTCCGCCCGATCGAGGCGGTGCCGAAGTCGCTGCCGTGGCCCGACGGTCTCGCGCAGTCCGTCCGCACCTCCGAGGTGACCAGCAACTTCGTCGCCTCCGAGGGGTACGACCAGAAGTGGCTGCCGATGCCGTTCCCGGCCGCCCGGGTGGACGTCGAGGGCCGCTGGCGGTTCGAGCCGGCCGGCCGGATGCTCGTCGGCGACGACAAGCAGTCCACCAAGGGCGTCCGCTACCAGGTGACCAGCCTCGACGTGCAGCCGACCGGGGAGCAGCTCGCCCAGGCGGGCCCGGCGCCCGATCGGTTGCGCGAGGAGTACACCAAGGTGCCCGGCAGCCTTCCCGACGACGTGAAGTCGACGGCGCTGGAGGTCACCGAGGGCGCGCGGAACGACTACGAGCGGGCGGTCCGGCTCCAGGACTGGTTCGCCGAGGACGGCGGCTTCCGCTACGACGTCGACGCGACGTCCGGGACGGGCGCCGAGGCGATCTCCCGCTTCCTGCGGGACAAGAAGGGGTTCTGCATCCACTTCTCCTTCTCGATGGCGGCGATGGCCCGCACGCTGGGCATCCCGGCGCGGGTCGCGGTCGGCTTCATGCCCGGCACCAACCAGTCCGACGGTTCGGTCTCGGTCGGCATCCGGGACGCCCACGCCTGGCCCGAGCTGTACTTCGAGGGCGCCGGCTGGACCCGTTTCGAGCCGACGCCGTCCCGGGGCTTCACCCCGTCGTACGCCCGGGAGGCGGCCCCGACCGCGGGGCCGACCGGTCCCGCGCAGCCCTCGCAGTCGGCCTCGGCGCAGCCCTCGGCGGCGCCGAGCGCCTCGGAGAGCTGCCCGCCGGAGATGCGCCGCCTCCGTGAGTGCGGCCAGGACCCGGCTGCGGCCGCGGACGCGTCCTCCGGCGGTGGTACCGACGTGCTGAAGGCGGCCGGATGGTCGCTGGCCGCACTGCTCGTGCTGGCGCTCCCGCTCGTCCCGCTGCTGTGGCGGACCCGGGTGCGGGCCCGCCGGCTCGCCCCGGCGGCCGGTCCGCTGGCCGTGTGGCGGGAGATCGGCGACACGGCCTGGGACTACGGGGTCGAACCGGACGAGGCGCAGACGCCACGGAGAACGGCGGAGCGGATCGTCCGGGCGGGTGAGCTGCGCGGCGAGGCCGCGGAAGCGGTGCACCGGGTGGCGGGGGCGGTGGAGGAGGCCCTCTACGCGCCGTCGCCGCGGGCGGTGGCGGGGCTGGGGCGGGACGCCGAGCGGGTACGGGCCGGGTTCCACGCGGCCGCCTCGCGCGGGGTCCGCCTGCGGGCCCTTCTGGCCCCTCGCTCCGCGGTCCGCCTCCGCTGGGCCGCCTCGGCCCACTGGACCACCCTCAAATCCCGAACCCCCACCCTGAAACCCCTCCGCTGA
- a CDS encoding DUF3040 domain-containing protein, with protein MPLSEHEQRMLEQMERALYAEDPKFATALEGSGLRTYTRRRVYQAVAGFLVGIALLMAGMVAQQIWISVVGFLVMLGCAVLAVTGWRKAPKPGERAQQARGHQVRARRSMMDRIEARWQRRRDEQQGGGH; from the coding sequence GTGCCGCTCTCGGAGCACGAGCAGCGAATGCTCGAGCAGATGGAGCGAGCGCTGTACGCCGAAGACCCCAAGTTCGCGACAGCGCTCGAGGGAAGCGGGCTGCGCACGTACACCCGGCGACGGGTCTACCAGGCAGTCGCCGGCTTTCTGGTGGGTATCGCGCTCCTCATGGCCGGAATGGTCGCACAGCAGATCTGGATCAGCGTGGTGGGATTCCTCGTCATGCTGGGCTGCGCGGTCCTGGCGGTCACCGGCTGGCGCAAGGCGCCCAAGCCGGGCGAGCGGGCGCAGCAGGCCCGGGGCCATCAGGTCCGGGCGCGACGCTCGATGATGGACCGGATCGAGGCGCGGTGGCAGCGACGCCGCGACGAGCAGCAGGGTGGCGGCCACTGA
- a CDS encoding class I SAM-dependent methyltransferase yields MPDPSPAFGREASSRPSRASLRTAVVWDVLKDALDRRVGTTGEGSLDVLDTGGGSGNFAVPVARLGHRVTVVDPSPNALFALERRAAEAGVADLVTGVQGDVRGLFDVVERGAYDAVLCHGVLEYVDDPAEGVRNTVAALRPGGALSLLGAGLGGAVLARALAGHFTEARTALGDPDGRWGAGDPVPRRFTAEQLTGLAEEAGLSVSAVHGVRIFADLVPGVLVDTEPGAAEALLKLEAAAAELAAFHAVATQLHVLAEKPA; encoded by the coding sequence GTGCCGGACCCTTCCCCCGCCTTCGGCCGCGAGGCGTCGTCGCGCCCGTCGCGCGCCTCTCTGCGAACCGCCGTCGTCTGGGACGTCCTCAAGGACGCCCTCGACCGCCGCGTCGGGACCACCGGCGAGGGCAGCCTGGACGTCCTCGACACCGGCGGCGGCTCCGGCAACTTCGCGGTGCCGGTGGCTCGCCTCGGCCACCGCGTCACCGTCGTCGACCCCAGCCCCAACGCGCTCTTCGCCCTGGAGCGCCGCGCCGCCGAGGCCGGCGTCGCCGACCTGGTGACCGGCGTCCAGGGCGACGTCCGCGGCCTCTTCGACGTGGTCGAGCGCGGTGCCTACGACGCGGTGCTCTGCCACGGCGTCCTGGAGTACGTGGACGACCCGGCCGAGGGCGTACGCAACACGGTGGCCGCGCTCCGCCCCGGCGGCGCGCTCAGCCTGCTCGGCGCCGGACTCGGCGGCGCGGTCCTCGCCCGCGCCCTCGCCGGACACTTCACCGAGGCACGGACCGCGCTCGGCGACCCCGACGGGCGCTGGGGCGCCGGCGACCCGGTGCCCCGGCGCTTCACCGCCGAGCAGCTCACCGGACTGGCCGAGGAGGCCGGCCTCTCCGTGAGCGCCGTCCACGGCGTACGGATCTTCGCCGACCTGGTGCCCGGCGTCCTCGTCGACACCGAGCCCGGCGCCGCCGAAGCCCTGCTCAAGCTGGAGGCGGCCGCCGCCGAACTGGCCGCCTTCCACGCCGTCGCCACCCAGCTCCACGTGCTCGCCGAGAAGCCCGCCTGA
- a CDS encoding SAV_6107 family HEPN domain-containing protein, giving the protein MASPFAAADVHPVSRRTTAPPAALDLLAKARAGLDEAAALDRPHERYATAHLAALRAAAAVLAARARPVPRTRRRQAIRSAWELLPQLAPELTEWSALFASGAPRRALAEAGVAAAATPREADDLVRDAAHFLRLVERLLVLQPVLPRQPPADGAAG; this is encoded by the coding sequence ATGGCCAGTCCTTTCGCAGCAGCCGACGTCCACCCCGTGTCCCGCCGGACCACCGCCCCGCCCGCCGCCCTCGACCTGCTCGCCAAGGCCCGGGCCGGGCTCGACGAGGCCGCCGCCCTCGACCGGCCCCACGAGAGGTACGCCACGGCGCACCTCGCCGCCCTGCGAGCCGCAGCCGCCGTCCTCGCCGCCCGCGCCCGCCCCGTCCCCCGCACCCGTCGGCGGCAGGCCATAAGGAGCGCCTGGGAGCTGCTGCCGCAGCTCGCCCCCGAGCTCACCGAATGGAGCGCCCTCTTCGCCTCCGGAGCCCCGCGCCGGGCCCTCGCCGAAGCGGGCGTCGCCGCCGCCGCGACCCCGCGCGAGGCCGACGACCTGGTCCGGGACGCTGCCCACTTCCTGCGCCTGGTCGAGCGGCTGCTCGTGCTCCAGCCGGTACTGCCCCGACAGCCCCCGGCGGACGGGGCCGCCGGTTGA
- a CDS encoding ATP-binding cassette domain-containing protein: MVEGLGLKGPRGWAFRDVSFRAGAGSLVALEGPSGTGRTCLLLALTGRMKTAEGHAEVGGLPLPRRMAAVRRAAALGQVPGVSELDPSLTVAEHLRERALLQRRFDGSVRALLRRPGTRAAEARARIDEALAAAGLDLAALPKGERTSVRDLERLEALRLSIALALMGRPRLLGVDDTDLKLSDADRADAWALLRSVAAAGTTVLAVCSEAPADALRITTTGTTPKTEQAAPDHDDPEPEAADRTPADGTAAAGTDADTAAAGPATPDPATEDDITEEGADDALAETGRA; the protein is encoded by the coding sequence GTGGTCGAGGGGCTGGGGCTCAAGGGCCCTCGCGGCTGGGCCTTCCGGGACGTGTCCTTCCGCGCCGGCGCCGGTTCGCTGGTCGCGCTCGAAGGCCCGTCCGGCACCGGCCGCACCTGCCTGCTGCTCGCGCTCACCGGCCGGATGAAGACCGCCGAGGGCCACGCCGAGGTCGGCGGCCTCCCGCTGCCGCGCCGGATGGCCGCCGTGCGCCGGGCCGCCGCGCTCGGCCAGGTGCCCGGCGTCAGCGAGCTCGACCCGTCGCTCACGGTCGCCGAGCACCTGCGTGAGCGGGCGCTGCTCCAGCGCCGCTTCGACGGCTCGGTCCGCGCGCTGCTGCGGCGTCCCGGCACCCGGGCCGCCGAGGCCAGGGCCCGCATCGACGAGGCCCTGGCGGCCGCCGGCCTCGACCTCGCCGCCCTGCCGAAGGGCGAGCGGACCTCCGTGCGCGATCTGGAGCGGCTGGAGGCCCTGCGGCTGTCGATCGCGCTGGCCCTGATGGGCCGCCCCCGGCTGCTGGGCGTGGACGACACCGACCTGAAGCTGTCGGACGCCGACCGGGCCGACGCCTGGGCGCTGCTGCGCTCCGTGGCCGCCGCCGGCACCACCGTCCTCGCCGTCTGCAGCGAGGCGCCCGCCGACGCCCTGCGGATCACCACGACCGGCACCACCCCGAAGACGGAGCAGGCCGCGCCGGACCACGACGACCCGGAGCCGGAGGCCGCGGACCGTACCCCCGCGGACGGCACCGCCGCGGCCGGCACGGACGCGGACACGGCCGCCGCGGGCCCGGCCACCCCGGACCCGGCCACCGAAGACGACATCACCGAGGAGGGGGCGGACGATGCGCTCGCCGAAACTGGCCGCGCTTGA
- a CDS encoding YhgE/Pip domain-containing protein, whose product MRSPKLAALELRRFGRGKLPRAALVAVLLLPLLYGALYLYSFWDPYGRLDKLPVALVNEDRGAIADGKRITAGEDITEGLLDSRTFEWHEVSDAEAREGVEDGRYYLSLTVPGDFSERIASSSGDSPETGALKVRTNDSNNYIVGQISRTVFSEVRTAASTKSSRTFLDKIFISFSDIHEATAEAAKGAADLKKGVDKAKKGSKDLAAGLTDAKTGSSDLAAGLKKLDKGSKDVQTGTRQVADGTQALADKVNGTADKVRPYLANNGTSIRDTAKLVSDSTTAARNDLADLVRRAPVLRAAAHKADDTLGRLHRESCEKPGATAAPQIELPEGVTLPEGFVLPDTKEYCSALKEASTTAGDVATVADDVHQLTKDNKGDLKTLDERLKKLKKEADELAARAPHLDEDVEGAIRKINELNRGAKKVADGAAQLHTGITGARAGSVSLDSGVGKLKKGAGDLDGGLFKLADGSGSLATGLKDGVDKIPDYDKDERDRRTEVMADPVRLAAQSLHKAPNYGTGFAPYFIPLSLWVGAMVAYMIIQPMNRRALAAGASAWRIALAGWLPVAAIGVLQVGALLSVLHWGLGLEMARAAGTIGFLALVTCCFASIIQWLNARFGAAGRILVLALLMVQLTSAGGTYPVQTSPGFFNAVHPFLPMTYVVEALRRLISGGGVGPVWEAVAVLTAFTLGALALTAVTARRKQVWTLDRLHPDLSL is encoded by the coding sequence ATGCGCTCGCCGAAACTGGCCGCGCTTGAGCTGAGGCGCTTCGGCAGGGGCAAGCTGCCGCGCGCCGCGCTCGTCGCGGTCCTGCTGCTGCCGCTGCTGTACGGCGCCCTGTACCTGTACTCGTTCTGGGACCCGTACGGCAGGCTCGACAAGCTGCCCGTGGCCCTGGTCAACGAGGACCGCGGCGCCATCGCCGACGGCAAGCGGATCACCGCGGGCGAGGACATCACCGAGGGGCTGCTGGACAGCAGGACCTTCGAGTGGCACGAGGTCAGCGACGCCGAGGCGCGCGAGGGCGTCGAGGACGGCAGGTACTACCTGTCCCTGACCGTGCCGGGCGACTTCAGCGAGCGGATCGCGTCCAGCTCCGGGGACTCCCCCGAGACCGGCGCCCTGAAGGTCCGTACGAACGACTCCAACAACTACATCGTCGGCCAGATCTCGCGGACGGTCTTCTCCGAGGTGCGCACCGCCGCCTCCACCAAGTCCTCCCGGACCTTCCTCGACAAGATCTTCATCTCCTTCTCGGACATCCACGAGGCCACCGCCGAGGCCGCCAAGGGCGCCGCCGACCTGAAGAAGGGCGTGGACAAGGCCAAGAAGGGGTCCAAGGACCTCGCCGCCGGCCTGACCGACGCCAAGACCGGCAGCAGCGACCTGGCCGCCGGCCTGAAGAAGCTGGACAAGGGCTCCAAGGACGTCCAGACCGGCACCCGCCAGGTCGCCGACGGCACCCAGGCCCTCGCCGACAAGGTGAACGGCACCGCCGACAAGGTCCGCCCGTACCTGGCGAACAACGGCACGTCGATCCGCGACACCGCGAAGCTGGTCTCCGACTCGACCACCGCCGCCCGCAACGACCTGGCGGACCTGGTCCGCCGCGCCCCGGTGCTGCGCGCCGCCGCCCACAAGGCGGACGACACGCTCGGCCGGCTGCACCGCGAGTCGTGCGAGAAGCCCGGTGCCACCGCCGCCCCGCAGATCGAGCTGCCGGAGGGCGTCACCCTGCCCGAGGGCTTCGTCCTCCCGGACACGAAGGAGTACTGCTCCGCCCTGAAGGAGGCGTCGACCACCGCCGGCGACGTCGCCACCGTCGCGGACGACGTGCACCAGCTGACCAAGGACAACAAGGGCGACCTGAAGACGCTCGACGAGCGCCTGAAGAAACTCAAGAAGGAGGCCGACGAGCTGGCCGCGCGCGCCCCTCACCTCGACGAGGACGTCGAGGGCGCCATCCGGAAGATCAACGAGCTCAACCGGGGCGCGAAGAAGGTCGCCGACGGCGCCGCGCAGCTGCACACCGGCATCACCGGCGCCCGCGCGGGCTCGGTCAGCCTGGACAGCGGCGTCGGCAAGCTGAAGAAGGGCGCCGGCGACCTCGACGGCGGCCTGTTCAAGCTGGCCGACGGCTCCGGCTCGCTCGCCACCGGCCTCAAGGACGGCGTCGACAAGATCCCGGACTACGACAAGGACGAGCGCGACCGGCGTACGGAGGTCATGGCCGACCCGGTGCGGCTGGCCGCCCAGTCGCTCCACAAGGCGCCCAACTACGGCACGGGCTTCGCCCCGTACTTCATCCCGCTCTCCCTCTGGGTCGGCGCCATGGTCGCGTACATGATCATCCAGCCGATGAACCGGCGGGCCCTCGCCGCGGGCGCCTCCGCCTGGCGGATCGCGCTGGCCGGCTGGCTCCCGGTGGCCGCGATCGGCGTCCTCCAGGTCGGCGCGCTGCTGTCCGTCCTGCACTGGGGGCTCGGCCTCGAGATGGCCAGGGCGGCCGGCACGATCGGCTTCCTCGCCCTGGTGACCTGCTGCTTCGCCTCGATCATCCAGTGGCTGAACGCCCGCTTCGGCGCGGCCGGCCGGATCCTGGTCCTGGCGTTGCTCATGGTCCAGCTGACCTCGGCGGGCGGCACCTACCCCGTGCAGACCAGCCCGGGCTTCTTCAACGCCGTCCACCCCTTCCTGCCGATGACCTACGTGGTCGAGGCGCTGCGCCGGCTCATCTCCGGCGGCGGCGTCGGCCCGGTCTGGGAGGCCGTCGCGGTCCTGACCGCCTTCACCCTGGGCGCGCTCGCCCTGACCGCGGTCACCGCGCGGCGCAAGCAGGTGTGGACGCTGGACCGGCTCCACCCCGACCTGTCCCTGTGA
- a CDS encoding TetR/AcrR family transcriptional regulator has product MDSSSTRRQATRAKLYEAAVTLIAEQGFSATTVDEIAERAGVAKGTVYYNFKSKTELFEELLRHGVSLLTASLRTAAEETAARGGSRVDALDAMIRAGLVFIDRYPAFTQLYVAELWRTNRAWNSTLLVVRQEAVAVVEGVLREGVEAGELSDEIDVQLTAAALVGMVLVAALDWKAFQSERSLDDVHAALSLLLHGRVGGGR; this is encoded by the coding sequence ATGGACAGCAGCAGCACCCGCCGCCAGGCGACCCGCGCCAAGCTCTACGAGGCGGCCGTCACCCTCATCGCCGAGCAGGGCTTCTCGGCCACCACGGTCGACGAGATCGCCGAGCGGGCGGGGGTGGCCAAGGGCACGGTCTACTACAACTTCAAGAGCAAGACCGAGCTCTTCGAGGAGCTGCTGCGCCACGGGGTCTCCCTGCTCACCGCCTCGCTGCGGACGGCCGCGGAGGAGACGGCGGCGCGGGGCGGCAGCCGGGTCGACGCGCTGGACGCGATGATCCGCGCGGGCCTCGTCTTCATCGACCGCTACCCGGCCTTCACCCAGCTGTACGTGGCCGAGCTCTGGCGCACCAACCGGGCGTGGAACTCCACCCTCCTGGTCGTCCGCCAGGAAGCCGTCGCCGTCGTGGAGGGGGTCCTCCGCGAGGGCGTCGAGGCGGGTGAGCTGAGCGACGAGATCGACGTCCAGCTGACGGCGGCGGCGCTGGTCGGGATGGTCCTGGTGGCCGCCCTCGACTGGAAGGCGTTCCAGAGCGAGCGCTCCCTCGACGACGTCCACGCGGCGCTGTCCCTGCTGCTGCACGGGCGGGTGGGCGGGGGCCGCTGA
- a CDS encoding DUF6879 family protein, translating into MLLDGEAWSDKFKTFQTEAWRLETLPQYLVPQEAEEFAAFKAGASFPGPYEDAWTEMVRTRSVGRVHIVTRPLTDYLRFEFERYYQHQAPAGEDIRILDVTDQPNPLPDVQDFWMFDRSTVVLMHYEPDGRQTGRELYEGDPAPFIEYQRIAVEASVPFLEYVRT; encoded by the coding sequence GTGCTCTTGGATGGTGAAGCCTGGTCCGACAAGTTCAAGACGTTCCAGACCGAAGCATGGCGGCTTGAGACCCTGCCTCAGTACCTCGTACCGCAGGAAGCGGAAGAGTTCGCCGCATTCAAGGCGGGTGCCAGCTTCCCGGGCCCGTACGAGGACGCGTGGACAGAGATGGTCCGCACCCGCAGCGTGGGCCGCGTCCACATCGTCACCCGGCCTCTCACGGACTATCTGCGGTTCGAGTTCGAGCGGTACTACCAGCACCAAGCCCCGGCAGGGGAAGACATCCGCATCCTCGACGTCACCGACCAGCCGAACCCACTCCCCGACGTCCAGGACTTCTGGATGTTCGACCGCTCCACGGTCGTGCTCATGCACTACGAACCGGACGGCAGGCAGACCGGCCGCGAACTGTACGAGGGCGACCCCGCCCCCTTCATCGAGTACCAGCGGATCGCCGTAGAGGCGTCTGTGCCGTTCCTGGAGTACGTCCGTACGTGA
- a CDS encoding helix-turn-helix transcriptional regulator produces MSFEPEELGQSGEELAALLKEVRKRSGLTGTRIAARCTMSQSKVSRIENGKVRPSLVDVEQFLRACDAPPAIVSQVMALARLANTEWQGARGMRRKGLDKKQLELAGLEATSTELRYFLLSMITGLLSTPEYIRASLAHIPGDHSKTIAKKLERQQVLYDRSKRFTFILTEMAVRWPLVGPDALAVQVDHIASLTHLPNVRLGIIPLSVPTGPAPLNTFTIYDDRIATVELSSGVMVFRDPRDVMGHLEEFGSLEERALFGHDARDFLGECANALR; encoded by the coding sequence GTGAGCTTCGAACCGGAAGAGCTGGGCCAGTCAGGCGAGGAACTGGCGGCCCTCTTGAAGGAAGTGCGCAAGCGGTCCGGGCTCACCGGGACCCGGATCGCCGCACGCTGCACCATGTCTCAGTCCAAGGTCAGCCGTATCGAGAACGGCAAGGTTCGTCCGTCCCTCGTGGACGTCGAACAGTTCCTTCGAGCCTGTGACGCACCCCCGGCCATCGTCTCCCAGGTCATGGCCCTGGCCCGACTCGCGAACACCGAGTGGCAGGGCGCCCGAGGCATGCGGCGGAAGGGCTTGGACAAGAAGCAACTGGAGCTCGCCGGCCTCGAAGCGACCTCGACGGAACTCCGCTACTTCCTGCTCTCGATGATCACAGGGCTGCTGTCGACACCCGAGTACATTCGCGCCAGCCTCGCCCACATCCCCGGCGACCACTCCAAGACGATCGCCAAGAAGCTGGAACGGCAACAGGTCCTCTACGACCGCTCCAAGCGGTTCACGTTCATCCTCACCGAGATGGCTGTCCGCTGGCCCCTCGTAGGCCCTGACGCCCTCGCGGTCCAGGTCGACCACATCGCCTCCCTCACGCACCTTCCGAACGTGAGACTCGGCATCATCCCCCTGAGCGTCCCGACGGGGCCCGCACCGCTGAACACCTTCACCATCTACGACGACCGCATAGCAACCGTTGAGCTGTCCTCGGGCGTGATGGTGTTTCGCGACCCCCGCGACGTCATGGGCCACCTTGAAGAGTTCGGCAGCCTGGAGGAGCGGGCCTTGTTCGGCCACGACGCGAGGGACTTCCTCGGAGAGTGCGCCAACGCCCTCCGGTGA
- a CDS encoding class I SAM-dependent methyltransferase, with amino-acid sequence MQDTQAWDQWATDRPGRRDTNAAGETTWFNWTIHPDHGPGAEVLGDIGPGTRVLELGCGSGGNLAHVAALGADATGIDLSPVQVQAAKDRYPHLTVQTGTASRFLATAPDRYHAVYSVYGASWFTDPDDLLPLVLAALAPDGRYAFSQNPPALPGCVGPQATQMKPPTPGEPLYVKRWDYEPDEWESRLKEAGFVNVKAQVITPPPGRRTGTLLVTGDKPPRDHTAMSS; translated from the coding sequence GTGCAGGACACGCAGGCATGGGACCAGTGGGCCACCGACCGGCCCGGACGGCGCGACACCAACGCGGCCGGGGAAACCACGTGGTTCAACTGGACGATCCACCCCGACCACGGGCCCGGTGCGGAAGTCCTCGGGGACATCGGCCCCGGCACCCGCGTGCTCGAACTGGGCTGCGGGTCCGGTGGCAACCTTGCCCACGTCGCCGCCCTCGGAGCCGACGCGACCGGCATCGACCTGTCCCCGGTCCAGGTACAGGCCGCGAAAGACAGGTACCCGCACCTGACCGTGCAGACCGGCACCGCGTCCCGCTTCCTCGCCACGGCCCCGGACCGGTACCACGCGGTCTACAGCGTCTACGGGGCATCGTGGTTCACCGACCCTGACGACCTGTTGCCGCTCGTCCTCGCCGCACTCGCCCCTGACGGCCGGTATGCGTTCTCTCAGAACCCGCCCGCGCTACCGGGGTGCGTCGGCCCACAGGCAACGCAGATGAAGCCGCCCACGCCGGGCGAGCCTCTGTACGTGAAGCGCTGGGACTACGAGCCCGACGAGTGGGAGTCCCGGCTTAAGGAAGCAGGGTTCGTGAACGTCAAGGCCCAAGTCATCACCCCGCCGCCGGGACGCCGGACAGGCACTCTCCTCGTGACCGGCGACAAGCCGCCACGGGACCACACCGCTATGTCGAGTTGA